A genomic segment from Juglans regia cultivar Chandler chromosome 14, Walnut 2.0, whole genome shotgun sequence encodes:
- the LOC109020608 gene encoding NDR1/HIN1-like protein 13, with translation MADRVHPRDSPRPEAGPEDNFSESSETTLKSVSPDSDKPLPQPGTYVIHIPKDQVYRVPPPENASRYQHLARRSNRRRPCCLCLCWSFALLAIFLVLSAVAAGIFYLVVKPESPNYSVKAIIIRGLNLTTTTTSSSSVQMVSPEFDITVRSDNPNDKIGIYYQKDSSVEIFYSDVRLCNGVLPVFYQPSNNVTVFHTTLKGSGIELSGTVKNSLVEAQKRGEVPLDLKIRAPVKIKVGSVKTWKITVKVDCDITVDKLTADAKIVSNDCDYGVHLW, from the coding sequence ATGGCCGACCGAGTCCACCCCCGCGACTCACCCCGACCAGAGGCCGGTCCCGAAGACAATTTCTCCGAAAGCTCCGAGACTACACTTAAATCCGTCTCTCCGGATTCGGATAAACCGCTCCCTCAGCCTGGAACTTACGTCATCCACATCCCCAAGGACCAAGTCTACCGCGTCCCTCCACCGGAGAACGCTAGCCGCTACCAGCATCTCGCTCGCCGCAGCAATCGCCGCCGGCCCTGCTGCCTCTGCCTTTGCTGGTCCTTCGCCCTCCTCGCCATTTTCCTGGTCCTCTCCGCCGTCGCCGCTGGCATCTTCTACCTTGTCGTCAAGCCCGAATCACCGAACTACTCGGTCAAGGCAATCATCATCCGTGGCCTCAACCTGACAACGACAACGACGTCGTCTTCGTCGGTCCAGATGGTCTCGCCGGAGTTTGATATCACCGTCAGATCCGACAACCCCAACGATAAGATCGGGATCTACTACCAGAAAGATAGCTCCGTCGAGATTTTCTACTCAGACGTTAGGCTGTGTAACGGCGTGTTACCGGTGTTCTACCAGCCGTCGAACAACGTGACGGTGTTCCACACGACGCTGAAAGGGTCGGGGATTGAGCTTTCGGGAACGGTGAAGAACTCGTTGGTGGAGGCGCAGAAGCGAGGAGAAGTGCCGTTGGATTTGAAAATACGAGCTCCGGTGAAAATTAAGGTGGGATCCGTCAAGACGTGGAAGATCACCGTTAAGGTGGACTGTGACATAACGGTTGATAAGTTAACGGCGGACGCGAAGATCGTGTCTAATGATTGTGACTATGGTGTACATCTTTGGTAG